In Zobellia roscoffensis, the following are encoded in one genomic region:
- a CDS encoding four helix bundle protein, with product MVKKENPVVVKSIDFALKIIDFCEVLKEKGKFVIANQLLKSGTSIGANIHEAQNAESRVDFIHKIKIALKELEETKYWLILCERATSYPFKQDLKMDINELGLIMYKIVSTSKKNQQK from the coding sequence ATGGTCAAAAAGGAGAATCCAGTTGTTGTGAAATCAATAGATTTTGCTTTGAAAATTATAGATTTTTGTGAAGTGCTAAAGGAAAAAGGAAAGTTTGTAATTGCCAATCAACTTTTAAAATCTGGTACTAGTATTGGAGCAAATATTCATGAAGCTCAAAATGCTGAAAGTAGGGTAGACTTTATACACAAAATTAAAATAGCATTAAAAGAGCTAGAGGAAACTAAATATTGGTTGATATTATGTGAACGAGCTACATCGTATCCTTTCAAACAGGATTTGAAAATGGATATAAATGAACTCGGTTTAATTATGTACAAAATTGTGAGTACCAGCAAAAAAAATCAACAAAAGTAA
- a CDS encoding 3-oxoacid CoA-transferase subunit B — MLDKNGIAKRIAKEVKDGYYVNLGIGIPTLVANFVRDDINVEFQSENGVLGMGPFPFEGEEDADIINAGKQTITTLNGASFFDSATSFAMIRGKHVDLTILGAMEVSETGDIANWKIPGKMVKGMGGAMDLVASAENIIVAMMHTNRAGESKLLKKCSLPLTGVGCVTKIVTNLAVIEVTPKGFKLLERAPGVSVDDIKKATEGVLIVDGDVPEMIL; from the coding sequence ATGTTAGATAAAAACGGAATCGCAAAACGAATTGCAAAAGAGGTCAAAGACGGATACTATGTAAATTTGGGTATTGGTATTCCTACTTTGGTGGCCAACTTTGTGAGAGATGATATAAATGTAGAGTTTCAGAGTGAAAACGGCGTCCTAGGCATGGGGCCTTTTCCTTTTGAAGGGGAGGAGGATGCCGATATAATCAACGCGGGAAAGCAGACCATTACTACACTTAACGGAGCGTCTTTTTTTGATTCTGCAACCAGTTTTGCTATGATTAGGGGTAAACATGTAGATCTTACTATTCTAGGTGCCATGGAAGTTTCTGAAACTGGCGATATTGCCAACTGGAAAATTCCGGGTAAAATGGTCAAAGGTATGGGTGGTGCTATGGATTTGGTAGCCTCTGCAGAGAATATAATTGTAGCCATGATGCATACCAATCGTGCTGGAGAATCTAAACTTCTGAAAAAATGCAGCTTACCACTTACTGGTGTAGGCTGCGTAACCAAAATAGTTACCAACTTAGCTGTAATAGAGGTAACCCCAAAAGGGTTTAAACTTCTTGAGCGTGCACCCGGTGTTTCTGTAGATGATATTAAAAAGGCTACGGAAGGTGTTTTAATTGTGGATGGAGATGTCCCTGAAATGATTTTGTAA
- a CDS encoding methionine aminotransferase: protein MASSHLKFSSKLPNAKTTIFTTVGNLARKHNAIDLSQGFPNFEVDQKLRNLVTNAMQKGHNQYAPMQGYYRLREIISQKIEILHNRIYKPETEITVTVGATQAIFTAITAFVNKGDEVVVFKPAYDCYEPAIELNGGIPIYVQLDADGYKPDWQAFKNKISEKTRMVIINTPHNPSGRIFSKEDMLQLQEILKPTNCIVVSDEVYEHIIFDGNAHQSASRFDDLAQRSFVCASFGKTFHVTGWKIGYCAAPEVLMREFRKTHQFAVFCVDHPVQRAMADYLWKEENYLSLPSFYQEKRDLFLEGLKGSKFKFKPSEGTYFQLLDYSKITEESDEDLAKRLITEYKLASIPISSFNANNRQDGVLRFCFAKKNETLKQAIDILQSF from the coding sequence ATGGCTTCTTCTCACTTGAAATTTTCATCTAAACTTCCTAATGCGAAGACTACAATTTTTACTACTGTGGGTAATCTGGCCCGCAAGCATAACGCCATAGATTTATCTCAGGGTTTTCCAAATTTTGAAGTGGATCAGAAACTAAGAAATTTGGTTACCAACGCCATGCAAAAAGGTCATAACCAATATGCCCCAATGCAAGGGTATTATCGTCTCAGGGAAATTATTTCTCAAAAAATTGAAATCCTTCATAATAGAATCTATAAACCCGAAACTGAAATTACCGTCACCGTTGGGGCTACGCAGGCTATTTTTACAGCTATTACGGCGTTTGTAAACAAAGGTGACGAGGTGGTCGTATTCAAACCTGCTTATGATTGCTACGAGCCAGCAATTGAACTCAATGGCGGAATTCCCATTTACGTACAATTGGACGCTGATGGTTACAAACCCGATTGGCAAGCGTTCAAGAACAAAATTTCAGAGAAAACCCGAATGGTAATCATTAATACACCCCATAACCCAAGCGGGCGGATTTTCTCTAAAGAGGATATGCTGCAGCTTCAGGAAATTCTAAAGCCTACCAACTGCATTGTGGTTAGCGACGAGGTTTATGAGCATATTATTTTTGATGGAAATGCACATCAAAGTGCTTCTAGGTTTGATGATTTAGCACAGCGTAGTTTTGTTTGTGCCTCTTTTGGAAAAACTTTTCACGTAACCGGATGGAAAATAGGTTATTGCGCCGCTCCAGAAGTTTTGATGCGTGAATTTAGAAAAACACATCAGTTTGCTGTGTTTTGTGTTGACCACCCTGTGCAACGCGCCATGGCGGACTATTTATGGAAAGAGGAAAACTATCTAAGCCTACCTTCTTTCTATCAAGAAAAAAGAGATTTATTTTTAGAAGGATTAAAAGGCTCCAAGTTTAAATTCAAACCCTCTGAGGGAACGTATTTTCAGCTGTTGGACTATAGTAAAATTACAGAGGAGAGTGATGAAGATTTAGCAAAGCGATTGATTACAGAGTACAAATTGGCAAGCATACCCATATCTTCTTTTAATGCGAATAATCGTCAAGACGGGGTTTTACGATTTTGTTTTGCAAAGAAAAATGAAACTTTGAAACAAGCTATTGACATTCTTCAGTCGTTTTAA